From one Rhizobium rosettiformans genomic stretch:
- a CDS encoding DegQ family serine endoprotease: protein MPRFDCLKPLAVIIALIAPVTTPALAQDKAVPKSQVEMQLSFAPLVKQARGAVVNVYAERLVQTRPSLFAGDPFFEQFFGQRMPNRTEKQSSLGSGVIVEADGVVVTNNHVIDGADDIKVALADGREFPVKVVLKDDRLDLAVLKFETNEVMPTLPIGNSDATEVGDLVLAIGNPFGVGQTVTSGIVSALARNQVTEGDFGFFIQTDAAINPGNSGGALVNMNGELIGINTAIFSRGGGSNGVGFAIPANLVRVFLDAADRGDASFERPYVGASFEPVTSDVAEALGLKTVRGALVVRVVEGGPAEKAGLKPGQVVTAVNGVPVEHPDALGYRLTTTGLGETAELSVQQDGREETIELALAAAPETRPRDIQLIEGRSPFAGIRAGNLSPRLAYELKMASEVTGVVVTEVVRGSPAARLGFAPRDIVVAVNGEPIASVDDLQTMAESDPGFWRVEIERGGQRIRQIFR from the coding sequence ATGCCGCGTTTCGACTGCCTCAAACCTCTTGCTGTCATCATCGCCCTGATCGCGCCGGTCACCACCCCGGCGCTTGCCCAGGATAAGGCGGTGCCGAAAAGCCAGGTCGAAATGCAGCTCTCCTTCGCGCCGCTGGTCAAGCAGGCGCGGGGCGCTGTCGTCAATGTCTATGCCGAGCGTCTGGTCCAGACCCGCCCCAGCCTGTTTGCCGGCGACCCCTTCTTCGAGCAGTTCTTCGGCCAGCGCATGCCGAACCGCACTGAAAAGCAGTCCTCGCTCGGCTCTGGTGTCATCGTCGAGGCGGACGGCGTCGTCGTCACCAACAACCACGTCATCGATGGCGCCGACGACATCAAGGTTGCGCTTGCCGATGGCCGGGAGTTTCCGGTCAAGGTCGTGCTGAAGGACGACCGGCTCGATCTCGCGGTTCTGAAGTTCGAGACCAACGAAGTCATGCCGACGCTTCCGATCGGCAATTCCGATGCAACCGAGGTCGGCGATCTCGTGCTGGCGATCGGCAACCCCTTCGGCGTCGGCCAGACGGTGACCTCGGGCATCGTCTCGGCGCTGGCCAGAAACCAGGTAACGGAAGGCGATTTCGGTTTCTTCATCCAGACCGATGCCGCGATCAATCCCGGCAATTCCGGCGGCGCGCTGGTCAACATGAACGGCGAGCTGATCGGCATCAACACGGCGATCTTCTCGCGCGGCGGCGGCTCGAACGGTGTCGGCTTCGCCATCCCCGCCAATCTCGTCCGCGTATTCCTCGATGCCGCCGACCGCGGTGATGCGTCCTTTGAGCGTCCTTACGTTGGCGCGAGCTTCGAGCCGGTGACCTCTGATGTCGCCGAGGCACTCGGCTTGAAGACCGTGCGCGGCGCGCTCGTCGTGCGTGTCGTCGAGGGTGGGCCGGCCGAAAAGGCGGGCCTCAAGCCGGGGCAGGTGGTGACCGCCGTCAATGGCGTCCCCGTCGAACATCCCGATGCCCTCGGTTATCGGCTGACGACCACAGGTCTCGGCGAAACTGCCGAGCTCAGCGTGCAGCAGGATGGTCGCGAAGAGACGATCGAACTGGCACTTGCCGCCGCTCCGGAAACGCGTCCGCGCGACATTCAGCTCATCGAGGGGCGCAGCCCCTTCGCCGGCATCCGTGCGGGCAATCTTTCGCCCCGCCTTGCTTACGAGTTGAAGATGGCCTCCGAAGTGACCGGCGTCGTCGTGACCGAAGTCGTGCGCGGCTCGCCGGCCGCCCGTCTCGGCTTTGCCCCGCGCGACATCGTTGTGGCCGTGAATGGCGAGCCGATCGCATCCGTCGATGATCTGCAGACCATGGCCGAGAGCGATCCGGGCTTTTGGCGTGTCGAGATCGAGCGCGGCGGTCAGCGCATCCGGCAGATCTTCCGATGA
- a CDS encoding replication-associated recombination protein A: MSDLFAPQLSKEMAERRPLADRLRPKNLGEVTGQEHLTGEDGVLARMIASGSLGSMIFWGPPGTGKTTVARLLSGEAGLAFEQISAIFSGVADLKKVFESARLRRMEGRQTLLFVDEIHRFNRAQQDSFLPVMEDGTVILVGATTENPSFELNAALLSRARVLTFKSHDAESIETLLKRAEETEAKPLPLDDDARQALIRMADGDGRASLTLAEEVWRAARPDEVFDTEGLGRIVQRRAPVYDKGQDGHYNLISALHKAVRGSDPDAALYYLCRMFDAGEDPLYLGRRLVRMAVEDIGLADPQALVVCNAAKDAYDYLGSPEGELALAQACVYLATAPKSNGVYVAYKAAMRAAKEHGSLLPPKHILNAPTKLMKAEGYNEGYLYDHDQPDAFSGQDYFPEKMGRKTFYDPPERGFEREIKKRLDWWAKLRRERGG; encoded by the coding sequence ATGAGCGATCTCTTTGCGCCGCAATTGTCGAAGGAAATGGCCGAGCGTCGTCCGCTCGCCGATCGTTTGCGGCCGAAGAACTTGGGCGAGGTGACCGGTCAGGAACACCTGACCGGCGAGGATGGCGTGCTCGCCCGCATGATCGCCTCCGGCTCGCTTGGTTCGATGATCTTCTGGGGCCCGCCGGGTACCGGCAAGACAACCGTCGCCCGGCTCCTGTCCGGCGAGGCGGGGCTTGCCTTCGAGCAGATCTCGGCGATCTTCTCCGGCGTCGCCGACCTCAAGAAAGTCTTCGAGAGCGCGCGCCTGCGCCGCATGGAAGGCCGCCAGACTCTGCTCTTCGTCGACGAGATCCATCGCTTCAACCGCGCCCAGCAGGACAGCTTCCTGCCCGTCATGGAAGATGGCACCGTCATTCTGGTCGGTGCGACGACCGAGAACCCCAGCTTCGAACTCAACGCCGCTCTTTTGTCCCGCGCCCGGGTCCTGACCTTCAAGAGCCACGATGCGGAAAGCATCGAGACGCTTTTGAAGCGCGCCGAGGAAACAGAAGCCAAGCCGCTGCCGCTGGATGACGATGCCCGTCAGGCCCTCATCCGCATGGCCGACGGTGACGGCCGTGCTTCGCTCACCTTGGCCGAGGAAGTCTGGCGCGCCGCCCGTCCGGACGAGGTCTTCGACACCGAGGGCCTCGGCCGCATCGTCCAGCGCCGCGCGCCGGTCTACGACAAGGGGCAGGACGGCCACTACAATCTGATCTCGGCGCTGCACAAGGCGGTGCGCGGTTCGGATCCCGACGCCGCCCTCTACTATCTCTGCCGCATGTTCGATGCCGGGGAAGATCCGCTTTATCTCGGCCGCCGCCTGGTGCGCATGGCGGTCGAGGATATCGGCCTTGCCGATCCGCAGGCGCTTGTCGTCTGCAATGCCGCCAAGGATGCCTATGATTATCTGGGCTCCCCGGAAGGCGAATTGGCGCTGGCGCAGGCTTGCGTCTATCTCGCAACCGCTCCGAAGTCGAACGGCGTCTATGTCGCCTACAAGGCCGCCATGCGCGCCGCCAAGGAGCACGGCTCCCTTCTGCCGCCCAAGCATATCCTGAACGCCCCGACCAAGCTGATGAAGGCGGAAGGCTACAACGAAGGCTATCTCTACGACCATGATCAGCCGGATGCCTTTTCCGGCCAGGATTATTTCCCGGAGAAAATGGGCCGCAAGACCTTCTACGATCCGCCGGAGCGTGGTTTCGAGCGTGAGATCAAGAAGCGCCTCGACTGGTGGGCGAAGCTTCGCCGCGAGCGGGGCGGCTGA
- a CDS encoding diguanylate cyclase domain-containing protein translates to MAKEMDGWQMPGMTGAPRLGLPAMVKLFSIVLITLSALSLLFIGHIASRKADDIAAEKQILLLENVLRDRQSLLARDQLGLARWDRSVKYITLKFHASYVIEEFVSSLWYDFGHERTFLIGPGGRVLMSAWQDKVDLTARDLRPGDDLKAIADLALTRHHAHRTTIKGGFGQHPVPASQVHAIAAFGFAEVDGEVMLATAMAIVPDDGEVALPEGDPVILVSARPIDADLVADLNSQLEYENLQFRRNGDGMLVVKSADGQALGSFDFGLFKPGADIWTITVPAVVLLCGLMLAASFVLGRYIGRLSERLEESEKRNRELAHRDALSGLANRLCFDNALNEAAERLAHAPFAVIACDLDRFKAVNDLHGHAAGDEVIRVVAERLREAVGESGLVGRVGGDEFVILVHAFRDRPRLSMLAQSIIASVSRPITLLSGPEVDVGISLGLAIAPENGAAARPIMAIADRALYASKQGGRGRAFFAEDLVPEDGAGETSTTGVDAA, encoded by the coding sequence ATGGCGAAAGAGATGGATGGATGGCAGATGCCGGGCATGACCGGCGCGCCGCGCCTTGGCCTGCCGGCCATGGTGAAGCTGTTCTCTATTGTCCTCATCACGCTTTCGGCCTTGTCGCTGCTCTTCATCGGCCACATCGCTTCGCGCAAGGCCGACGACATCGCCGCCGAAAAGCAGATCCTGCTGCTGGAGAATGTGCTGCGCGATCGCCAGAGCCTGCTGGCTCGCGACCAGCTCGGTCTGGCCCGCTGGGATCGCTCGGTGAAATACATCACCCTCAAGTTTCACGCCTCTTATGTCATCGAGGAATTCGTCTCCTCGCTCTGGTACGATTTCGGCCATGAGCGCACCTTCCTGATCGGCCCCGGCGGTCGCGTTCTGATGTCGGCCTGGCAGGACAAGGTGGATCTGACCGCCCGCGACCTGAGGCCCGGCGATGACCTGAAGGCGATTGCCGATCTGGCGCTGACCCGCCACCATGCCCATCGCACAACGATCAAGGGTGGCTTTGGTCAGCACCCGGTGCCGGCATCGCAGGTCCATGCCATCGCGGCCTTCGGCTTTGCCGAAGTCGACGGCGAGGTGATGCTGGCGACCGCCATGGCGATCGTTCCAGATGACGGGGAGGTGGCGCTGCCGGAAGGCGATCCGGTCATCCTGGTCTCCGCCCGTCCGATCGATGCCGATCTGGTGGCCGATCTCAACTCCCAGCTCGAATATGAAAACCTGCAATTCCGTCGCAACGGGGACGGCATGCTGGTGGTGAAGAGCGCTGACGGTCAGGCGCTCGGCAGCTTCGACTTCGGGCTGTTCAAGCCGGGTGCCGATATCTGGACCATCACCGTTCCCGCCGTCGTCCTGCTCTGCGGCCTCATGCTGGCCGCAAGCTTCGTGCTCGGCCGCTATATCGGCCGGCTGTCGGAGCGGCTGGAGGAGAGCGAAAAGCGCAACCGCGAGCTCGCCCATCGGGATGCGCTTTCGGGCCTTGCCAACCGCCTCTGCTTCGACAACGCCCTGAACGAGGCTGCCGAGCGACTGGCTCACGCGCCCTTTGCGGTGATCGCCTGCGATCTCGACCGCTTCAAGGCCGTCAACGATCTCCATGGCCACGCTGCCGGCGACGAGGTCATCCGCGTCGTGGCAGAGCGGCTTCGCGAGGCCGTTGGCGAAAGCGGTCTGGTCGGCCGTGTCGGTGGCGACGAATTCGTCATCCTCGTCCACGCCTTCCGCGACCGGCCGCGCCTGTCGATGCTCGCCCAATCGATCATCGCCTCGGTCTCCCGGCCGATCACGCTATTGAGCGGACCGGAGGTCGATGTCGGCATCAGCCTCGGTCTGGCGATTGCGCCCGAAAACGGTGCGGCCGCGCGGCCGATCATGGCGATCGCCGACCGGGCGCTTTATGCCTCCAAGCAAGGTGGCCGCGGCCGCGCCTTTTTCGCCGAGGATCTGGTTCCGGAGGACGGGGCGGGGGAAACATCAACGACTGGTGTCGACGCGGCCTGA
- a CDS encoding DUF1883 domain-containing protein, giving the protein MSKPTFRFTHYDLKEQRAGTIIEVTLSAVNNVRLMTPTNFQRFKETLDYKFLGGVAKKSPLKIAIPESGHWHLIVDMEGHHGLAESKVKMIAAPAVQPKQRAS; this is encoded by the coding sequence ATGTCCAAACCGACCTTCCGCTTCACCCATTACGACCTGAAGGAACAGCGCGCTGGCACGATCATCGAGGTGACACTGTCGGCCGTGAACAATGTGCGCCTGATGACGCCGACGAATTTCCAGCGTTTCAAGGAAACGCTCGATTACAAGTTTCTCGGTGGCGTGGCGAAGAAGTCGCCTCTGAAAATCGCCATTCCGGAAAGCGGCCACTGGCATCTGATCGTCGACATGGAAGGCCATCACGGACTGGCCGAATCCAAGGTCAAGATGATCGCCGCTCCTGCCGTGCAGCCGAAGCAGAGAGCCTCGTAA
- a CDS encoding DUF378 domain-containing protein: MRALNLITLLLVIVGGVNWLLVGLANFDLVATLFGGQDTALATIVYVLVGLSALWQIVPFAKAMSVGETRAEANIGGHR; the protein is encoded by the coding sequence ATGCGCGCACTCAACCTCATCACACTGCTGCTCGTCATCGTCGGCGGCGTCAACTGGCTGCTCGTCGGGCTGGCCAATTTCGACCTCGTCGCCACCCTGTTCGGCGGTCAGGATACGGCGCTTGCCACGATCGTTTACGTTCTGGTAGGCCTGTCGGCCCTTTGGCAGATTGTCCCCTTCGCCAAGGCCATGTCGGTCGGCGAGACGCGGGCGGAAGCCAATATCGGCGGTCATCGCTGA
- a CDS encoding endonuclease domain-containing protein, giving the protein MTHREVPQHHRRFARTMRADATWAENRLWQVLRTKQLGCFKFRRQVPLDGYILDFVCFEARVIIEVDGHQHAESERDAQRDAWFRSQGFRVLRVWNGEVQDNLDGVCSFILAELRNCGE; this is encoded by the coding sequence ATGACACATCGCGAGGTTCCACAGCATCACCGCCGTTTTGCCCGCACCATGCGGGCGGATGCCACTTGGGCCGAGAACCGGCTCTGGCAGGTGCTGCGGACAAAACAGCTCGGCTGCTTCAAGTTCCGGCGGCAGGTGCCGCTTGATGGTTACATTCTTGATTTCGTCTGCTTCGAGGCAAGAGTGATCATTGAGGTAGATGGACATCAGCATGCCGAGAGTGAGCGCGATGCCCAGCGGGATGCTTGGTTTCGCTCCCAGGGCTTTCGGGTGCTGCGGGTCTGGAACGGCGAGGTCCAGGACAATCTCGATGGCGTCTGCAGTTTCATTCTGGCGGAGTTGCGGAACTGCGGCGAATGA
- a CDS encoding vitamin B12-dependent ribonucleotide reductase, producing MRIERRFTKPGQSAYAEIEFRKAISEIKNPDGSIVFRLADIDVPAQFSQVAADILAQKYFRKAGVPKVLKKVEENDVPSFLWRSVADEKALAALPENERYGSETDARQVFDRLAGTWAYWGWKGKYFSSEEDAAAFKDELAYMLATQRVAPNSPQWFNTGLHWAYGIDGPGQGHFYVDPFTGKLVKSKSAYEHPQPHACFIQSVEDDLVNEGGIMDLWVREARLFKYGSGTGSNFSYLRGEGEKLSGGGRSSGLMSFLKIGDRAAGAIKSGGTTRRAAKMVVVDIDHPDIEAYIDWKVKEEQKVAALVTGSKIVAKHLKAIMKACVNCEADNGACFDPNENPALKREIKAAKKDQVPENYIKRVIQFAQQGYKDLDFKTYDTDWDSEAYLTVSGQNSNNSVSLKDDFLRAVENDGDWNLTARKDGKVMKTLKARDLWDKISYAAWASADPGLHFNTTMNDWHTSPAAGPIRASNPCSEYMFLDDTACNLASLNLLRFKDQKTKKIDIADYEHAVRLWTVVLEVSVMMAQFPSRQIAERSYEYRTLGLGYANIGGLLMSSGIPYDSAEGRAIAGALTAIMTGVSYATSAEIASELGPFPGFAPNRDNMLRVIRNHRRAAHGLSDGYEGLSVNPVPLVHAECTDPALVAHATAAWDKALELGEKHGYRNAQVSVIAPTGTIGLVMDCDTTGIEPDFALVKFKKLAGGGYFKIINAAVPEALRSLGYSESQIAEIDAYAVGHGNLNQAPGINPSSLKAKGFTDKKIEAVNGALKAAFDIKFVFNQWTLGADFLKDTLKVSDEQLADMSFNLLDHMGFSKKDIEAANIHVCGAMTLEGAPFLKAEHLPVFDCANPCGKIGKRYLSVESHIRMMAAAQPFISGAISKTINMPNEATVEDCGAAYMLSWKLALKANALYRDGSKLSQPLNASLIEDEDDEDGVDELLAQPMAAQAVTITERIVERIVDRVVREQEKLPTRRKGYTQKAKIGGHTIFLRTGEYDDGRLGEIFLDMNKEGSALRAFINNFAISVSLGLQYGVPLEEYVDAFTFTKFEPAGMVTGNDAIKNATSILDYVFRELAISYLGRHDLAHVDTSDFTTTALGRGMKEGKADVVSKGLTRGYKPTLVSSHMPAAASAEPKGAATAAPAKASATVTAFSSSGATARKLEVTTAVATSEVVSFKRDYEERAVELAEEIASESVFSDAAADEAAAAKADAKKLEASRRMRSIAQGYTGNMCSECQNFTMVRNGTCEKCDTCGATSGCS from the coding sequence ATGCGCATTGAACGTCGCTTCACCAAACCGGGACAGTCCGCTTACGCGGAGATCGAGTTCCGCAAGGCCATCAGCGAGATCAAGAACCCCGACGGCTCAATCGTATTTCGTCTTGCCGACATCGACGTCCCCGCCCAGTTCAGCCAGGTGGCGGCGGACATTCTCGCCCAGAAGTATTTCCGCAAGGCCGGCGTGCCGAAGGTGCTGAAGAAGGTTGAGGAGAACGATGTTCCTTCCTTCCTCTGGCGCTCGGTTGCCGATGAAAAGGCACTCGCGGCCCTCCCCGAGAACGAGCGCTACGGCTCGGAAACCGATGCACGCCAGGTCTTCGATCGCCTGGCCGGCACCTGGGCCTATTGGGGCTGGAAGGGCAAGTATTTCTCCTCCGAAGAAGACGCGGCCGCCTTCAAGGACGAGCTCGCCTATATGCTCGCCACCCAGCGCGTCGCACCGAATTCTCCGCAGTGGTTCAACACCGGCCTGCACTGGGCCTATGGCATCGACGGCCCCGGCCAGGGCCATTTCTATGTCGACCCCTTCACCGGCAAGCTGGTAAAGTCCAAGTCGGCCTATGAACATCCGCAGCCGCATGCCTGCTTCATCCAGTCCGTCGAAGATGACCTGGTCAACGAAGGCGGCATCATGGATCTCTGGGTCCGCGAAGCGCGTCTCTTCAAGTATGGCTCCGGCACCGGCTCCAACTTCTCCTATCTGCGCGGCGAAGGCGAAAAGCTTTCGGGCGGCGGCCGTTCGTCGGGCCTCATGTCCTTCCTGAAGATCGGCGACCGGGCGGCCGGCGCCATCAAGTCCGGCGGCACCACCCGTCGTGCGGCCAAGATGGTCGTCGTCGACATCGACCATCCGGATATCGAAGCCTATATCGACTGGAAGGTGAAGGAAGAGCAGAAGGTTGCCGCCCTCGTCACCGGCTCCAAGATCGTCGCCAAGCATCTGAAGGCGATCATGAAGGCCTGCGTCAACTGCGAGGCCGACAACGGCGCCTGCTTCGACCCGAACGAGAACCCTGCCCTCAAGCGCGAAATCAAGGCCGCGAAGAAGGACCAGGTTCCGGAAAACTACATCAAGCGCGTCATCCAGTTCGCCCAGCAGGGCTACAAGGATCTCGACTTCAAGACCTATGACACCGACTGGGATTCGGAAGCCTATCTCACGGTCTCCGGCCAGAACTCCAACAACTCGGTCTCCCTGAAGGACGACTTCCTGCGCGCCGTCGAAAACGATGGCGACTGGAACCTGACCGCCCGTAAGGACGGCAAGGTGATGAAGACGCTGAAGGCCCGCGACCTCTGGGACAAGATCTCCTATGCCGCCTGGGCATCCGCTGACCCGGGCCTGCACTTCAACACGACGATGAACGACTGGCACACCTCGCCGGCAGCGGGCCCGATCCGCGCGTCGAACCCGTGCTCGGAATACATGTTCCTCGACGACACGGCCTGCAACCTGGCTTCGCTGAACCTGCTCCGCTTCAAGGATCAGAAGACCAAGAAGATCGACATCGCCGACTACGAACATGCCGTTCGTCTGTGGACCGTCGTTCTCGAAGTCTCCGTGATGATGGCGCAGTTCCCGTCGCGCCAGATCGCCGAACGCTCCTATGAATACCGCACGCTCGGCCTCGGCTACGCCAATATCGGCGGCCTGCTGATGTCCTCCGGCATTCCGTATGACTCGGCCGAAGGCCGCGCCATCGCCGGCGCGCTGACCGCCATCATGACCGGCGTGTCCTATGCGACGTCAGCCGAAATCGCTTCGGAACTTGGCCCCTTCCCGGGCTTTGCACCGAACCGCGACAACATGCTGCGCGTGATCCGCAACCATCGCCGCGCCGCCCATGGTCTGTCGGACGGCTATGAAGGCCTCTCCGTCAATCCGGTCCCGCTGGTCCATGCCGAGTGCACGGATCCGGCCCTGGTCGCCCATGCGACGGCTGCCTGGGACAAGGCGCTCGAGCTCGGCGAAAAGCATGGCTACCGCAATGCCCAGGTCTCGGTCATCGCGCCGACCGGCACGATCGGTCTCGTCATGGACTGCGACACGACCGGCATCGAGCCCGACTTCGCGCTCGTCAAGTTCAAGAAGCTCGCCGGTGGCGGTTACTTCAAGATCATCAACGCTGCCGTTCCGGAAGCGCTGCGCTCGCTCGGCTATTCGGAAAGCCAGATCGCCGAGATCGACGCCTATGCCGTCGGCCATGGCAACCTGAACCAGGCGCCGGGCATCAACCCGTCCTCGCTCAAGGCCAAGGGCTTCACCGACAAGAAGATCGAAGCCGTCAACGGCGCGCTGAAGGCTGCCTTCGACATCAAGTTCGTCTTCAACCAGTGGACGCTCGGCGCCGACTTCCTGAAGGACACCCTGAAGGTTTCCGACGAGCAGCTCGCCGATATGAGCTTCAACCTGCTCGACCACATGGGCTTCTCGAAGAAGGACATCGAGGCCGCCAACATCCACGTTTGCGGTGCGATGACGCTCGAAGGCGCGCCCTTCCTCAAGGCCGAACATCTGCCGGTCTTCGATTGCGCCAATCCCTGCGGCAAGATCGGCAAGCGTTATCTGTCGGTAGAATCCCACATCCGCATGATGGCAGCGGCCCAGCCGTTCATCTCGGGTGCGATCTCCAAGACGATCAACATGCCGAACGAAGCGACCGTCGAAGATTGCGGCGCCGCCTACATGCTGTCCTGGAAGCTGGCGCTCAAGGCCAACGCGCTTTACCGCGATGGCTCGAAGCTCTCCCAGCCGCTCAACGCCTCGCTGATCGAGGACGAGGATGACGAGGACGGCGTCGACGAACTGTTGGCCCAGCCGATGGCGGCCCAGGCGGTCACCATCACTGAACGCATCGTCGAGCGCATCGTCGACCGCGTCGTGCGCGAACAGGAAAAGCTGCCGACCCGCCGCAAGGGTTATACCCAGAAGGCCAAGATCGGTGGTCACACCATCTTCCTGCGCACCGGCGAATATGACGACGGCCGTCTCGGCGAAATCTTCCTGGACATGAACAAGGAAGGCTCGGCCCTTCGCGCCTTCATCAACAACTTCGCCATCTCCGTCTCGCTCGGCCTGCAGTATGGCGTGCCGCTCGAGGAATATGTCGACGCCTTCACCTTCACCAAGTTCGAGCCGGCCGGCATGGTCACCGGCAACGACGCGATCAAGAATGCGACGTCGATCCTCGACTACGTCTTCCGCGAACTGGCGATCTCCTATCTCGGCCGCCACGACCTCGCGCATGTCGACACCTCGGACTTCACCACCACGGCACTTGGCCGCGGCATGAAGGAAGGCAAGGCCGACGTCGTCTCCAAGGGCCTGACCCGCGGTTACAAGCCGACGCTCGTCTCCAGCCATATGCCGGCTGCGGCAAGCGCCGAGCCCAAGGGTGCAGCAACCGCCGCCCCCGCCAAGGCCTCGGCCACCGTCACCGCCTTCTCGTCTTCGGGCGCCACCGCCCGCAAGCTCGAAGTGACGACCGCTGTTGCCACCTCCGAAGTCGTGTCCTTCAAGCGCGATTACGAGGAGCGCGCCGTTGAACTGGCCGAGGAAATCGCCTCCGAAAGCGTCTTCTCCGACGCCGCAGCGGACGAGGCAGCCGCCGCCAAGGCCGACGCCAAGAAGCTCGAGGCCTCCCGCCGCATGCGCTCGATCGCGCAGGGCTATACGGGCAACATGTGCTCGGAATGCCAGAACTTCACGATGGTGCGGAATGGGACTTGCGAGAAGTGCGATACTTGCGGTGCCACGAGCGGGTGCAGCTGA
- a CDS encoding methyl-accepting chemotaxis protein, whose amino-acid sequence MSIANLSILKKVSLVVVLMGVAAAAIAAVGASGLSSLGAALKDTGAREEVAREAMDLRVDIIAISRMTYQLALAPEKAADFAAETDKRAAEMLARLPKIATTASPAEAQILERTKQALDAYFNQIREMVAVAATPAGQDLAVMKAELAKALEAQKTVTAVVKEYSTSSAESLTGSRENALAASGFTMLVQIVTAAVCILAGVAISFLLARRGIVNPIRSLTAVMTEMASGKLGSSIPGTERKDEIGEMARALEVFRTNEEQMRAMEAQEAALHAQSKDLQTSISGIVAAAAAGDFSKRIGKTYEDADLQRFAASVNELVESVDRGVTEVRRVIAALADADLTHDMQGQFQGAFAELQGNVNQTMAVLRQTMQNILSAAGTITGNSGELSSAANQLARRTEQQAASLEETAAALEEITTTVKTSTQRAKEASHMVEETKSSAGKSGDIVRNAIDAMGRIEQSSQKISQIISVIDEIAFQTNLLALNAGVEAARAGEAGRGFAVVAQEVRELAQRSANAAKEIKTLINTSAEEVKGGVSLVLSTGEALKEIESLVNRVNDHVVTIARAAEEQSAALGEINTSVNHMDQMTQQNAAMVEETTAASQVLAGEARQLQAQLARFKLEGGASAGSAGYRTAA is encoded by the coding sequence ATGAGTATTGCCAATCTTTCCATTCTGAAGAAGGTCAGCCTTGTCGTCGTCCTGATGGGCGTGGCGGCCGCCGCGATCGCGGCTGTGGGCGCAAGCGGCCTGTCCTCGCTGGGCGCCGCCCTCAAGGATACCGGCGCCCGCGAAGAGGTGGCCCGCGAGGCCATGGACCTGCGCGTCGACATCATCGCCATTTCGCGCATGACCTACCAGCTGGCGCTGGCGCCTGAGAAGGCCGCCGACTTTGCCGCCGAGACCGACAAGCGTGCCGCTGAAATGCTGGCACGCCTGCCGAAGATCGCAACCACTGCGAGCCCGGCCGAAGCCCAGATCCTCGAACGCACCAAGCAGGCGCTCGACGCCTACTTCAACCAGATTCGTGAAATGGTGGCCGTCGCTGCCACGCCCGCCGGCCAGGATCTCGCCGTCATGAAGGCCGAGCTTGCCAAGGCGCTCGAGGCGCAGAAGACGGTGACTGCTGTCGTCAAGGAATATTCGACCTCGTCGGCCGAGAGCCTGACGGGTTCGCGTGAAAACGCGCTGGCGGCCTCCGGCTTCACCATGCTGGTCCAGATCGTCACTGCCGCCGTCTGCATTCTCGCAGGCGTCGCGATCAGCTTCCTGCTTGCCCGCCGCGGCATCGTCAACCCGATCCGCAGCCTGACCGCCGTCATGACGGAAATGGCCTCTGGCAAGCTTGGCAGCAGCATTCCGGGCACCGAGCGCAAGGACGAAATCGGCGAAATGGCGCGTGCGCTCGAAGTCTTCCGCACGAACGAAGAGCAGATGCGTGCGATGGAAGCCCAAGAAGCGGCACTGCACGCCCAGAGCAAGGATCTGCAGACCTCGATCAGCGGCATTGTTGCCGCTGCCGCTGCCGGCGACTTCTCAAAGCGCATTGGCAAGACCTATGAGGATGCGGACCTGCAGCGCTTCGCCGCCTCGGTCAACGAGCTGGTCGAAAGCGTCGATCGTGGCGTGACCGAAGTGCGCCGCGTCATTGCAGCGCTCGCCGATGCTGACCTCACGCACGACATGCAGGGCCAGTTCCAGGGCGCCTTTGCCGAACTGCAGGGCAACGTCAACCAGACCATGGCCGTTCTGCGCCAGACCATGCAGAACATCCTGAGCGCTGCTGGCACGATCACCGGCAATTCCGGCGAGCTGTCGTCGGCCGCCAACCAGCTTGCCCGCCGCACCGAGCAGCAGGCCGCTTCGCTCGAAGAGACCGCCGCAGCGCTTGAGGAAATCACCACCACGGTCAAGACCTCGACCCAGCGCGCCAAGGAAGCCTCCCATATGGTCGAAGAGACCAAGTCGAGCGCTGGCAAGTCGGGCGACATCGTCCGCAACGCGATCGACGCCATGGGCCGCATCGAGCAGTCCTCGCAGAAGATCAGCCAGATCATCTCCGTGATCGACGAAATCGCCTTCCAGACCAACCTCTTGGCGCTGAATGCCGGCGTCGAAGCTGCGCGCGCCGGTGAAGCCGGTCGTGGTTTCGCCGTCGTCGCACAAGAGGTTCGCGAACTGGCTCAGCGCTCGGCCAATGCCGCGAAGGAGATCAAGACCCTGATCAACACCTCAGCCGAGGAAGTGAAGGGCGGCGTGTCGCTCGTTCTGTCCACCGGCGAGGCGCTGAAGGAGATCGAATCGCTGGTCAACCGCGTCAATGATCACGTCGTGACGATCGCCCGTGCCGCCGAAGAACAGTCGGCAGCCCTCGGCGAGATCAACACCTCGGTCAACCACATGGACCAGATGACCCAGCAGAACGCCGCCATGGTCGAAGAGACGACGGCCGCCAGCCAGGTTCTCGCTGGCGAAGCCCGCCAGCTGCAGGCGCAGCTTGCCCGCTTCAAGCTGGAAGGTGGCGCATCGGCCGGCTCGGCAGGCTATCGCACGGCCGCCTGA